In Malus sylvestris chromosome 16, drMalSylv7.2, whole genome shotgun sequence, the following are encoded in one genomic region:
- the LOC126606546 gene encoding putative pentatricopeptide repeat-containing protein At5g43820 produces the protein MAFHGALQSLRSLSRGPSTRYSFPYLPSPISSSLFSALYAQSNAMHDDRPINNQSSPHERFVLDQLSNLLPVPLNNSAPKPLEPSNSEKQINVRAPDGFLLPDEKLRGVFLQKLRGTTAIEHALDNVGVDLSVDVVAQVVNRGNLSSEAMLMFFNWVIKKPAIAKDIHTYHIILKALGRRKFFTHMMHILRNMRARGISPDLETISIVMDSFVRAGYVSKAIRVFRNLEEVGLDCDTESLNMLVQCLCQRSHVGAANSFLNSIKGKIQFNGTTYNIVIGGWSRNGRVSEMVRILEAMVADGFSPDNSTFSFIIEGLGRAGRIDDAVEIFDSMKTKGCVPDARAYNAMISNFISVRGFDECRKYYKGMPSNNCDPNIDTYTKLIDAFLKARKVADALETFDEMLGRGFLPSTGTITSFIEPLCSYGPPYAAMMIYQKARKVGCRVSSSAYKLLLMRLSRFGKCGMLLNIWEDMQECGYDSDMEVYDYVINGLCNNGQLESAVLVMEESVQKGFCPSRLIYSKLNSKLLASNKVERAYRLFLKVKDARRYDTAQRFWRAKGWHF, from the coding sequence atggCGTTTCACGGTGCTTTGCAATCGCTGCGATCGCTCAGCAGGGGCCCATCAACCAGGTATTCTTTCCCTTACCTTCCTTCCCCAATTTCATCATCTCTCTTCTCAGCTCTTTATGCTCAATCCAATGCGATGCACGATGACCGTCCGATCAACAACCAATCTAGTCCCCACGAACGATTTGTTCTTGATCAACTCTCTAATCTGTTACCAGTTCCTCTTAATAATTCGGCTCCGAAACCATTGGAACCGAGTAATTCGGAGAAGCAGATAAATGTTAGGGCCCCTGACGGTTTCTTGTTGCCGGATGAGAAATTGCGTGGTGTTTTTCTTCAGAAATTGAGGGGTACAACTGCAATTGAGCATGCTTTGGACAATGTTGGTGTCGATTTGAGTGTTGATGTTGTTGCACAGGTAGTGAATAGAGGGAATTTAAGCAGCGAAGCGATGCTTATGTTCTTTAATTGGGTGATTAAGAAGCCCGCCATAGCGAAAGATATCCACACGTATCACATAATCCTCAAAGCATTAGGCAGAAGAAAGTTCTTTACACATATGATGCACATTTTGCGTAACATGAGGGCTCGTGGGATAAGTCCCGATTTAGAGACCATATCGATTGTAATGGATAGTTTCGTGAGGGCTGGATATGTGTCCAAGGCAATTCGAGTGTTCAGAAACTTGGAAGAAGTTGGTTTGGATTGTGATACTGAGTCTTTGAATATGCTTGTACAGTGTTTGTGCCAGCGGTCTCATGTAGGTGCTGCAAATTCATTTCTCAATTCCATCAAGGGGAAGATACAATTCAATGGTACTACGTATAATATTGTCATTGGTGGATGGTCAAGAAATGGAAGAGTTAGTGAAATGGTGAGGATTTTGGAAGCAATGGTTGCAGATGGGTTCAGTCCCGATAATTCAACATTCAGTTTCATTATTGAGGGTTTAGGGAGAGCTGGTCGGATTGATGATGCTGTTGAGATATTTGATAGCATGAAGACAAAAGGTTGTGTGCCAGACGCCAGAGCTTATAATGCCATGATTTCAAACTTTATCTCTGTTAGAGGTTTTGATGAATGTCGGAAGTACTATAAGGGTATGCCAAGTAATAATTGTGATCCAAATATTGATACTTATACCAAATTAATTGATGCTTTCCTTAAAGCCCGGAAAGTAGCTGATGCTCTTGAAACGTTTGATGAGATGTTAGGTCGAGGTTTTCTTCCCAGTACAGGGACAATAACCTCCTTTATTGAACCCTTATGTAGCTACGGTCCACCCTATGCTGCGATGATGATCTACCAGAAGGCAAGAAAGGTTGGATGCAGAGTATCATCGAGTGCTTATAAGCTATTGCTTATGCGACTTTCTAGGTTTGGCAAATGTGGAATGCTGCTAAACATTTGGGAGGATATGCAAGAATGCGGATATGATTCGGATATGGAAGTTTATGATTATGTAATTAATGGACTTTGCAACAATGGGCAGCTTGAAAGTGCTGTACTTGTCATGGAAGAGTCTGTGCAGAAAGGTTTTTGCCCAAGCAGGCTTATTTATAGCAAACTAAATAGCAAACTACTTGCTTCAAATAAAGTAGAGCGCGCTTATAGGCTCTTTTTAAAAGTTAAAGATGCTCGTCGTTATGACACTGCACAAAGATTTTGGCGTGCTAAGGGATGGCATTTCTGA